The DNA segment TTTGAATTTTACAAAAGTCCAGTTtattcaattcaatttgatttttaaaggaaaattgagaaaaattgaatcgaatcaaaaTTTCTTAACATTCAATATTTTGATGGTTATGTTTGAGTCGAATTTTCAAACCAAATCtctctattttttaaattttacaagaatttaaattttttcaattCAGTACGAAATCAAACCAATCGTCTGCTCACCTATGAATGAATTCAATATTCATTTATATCAAACACAATGTTAGAATTCAGCCTTGCAAATCTAAGTTCATATGTTAAGCTTTCCTCTCCTCTGTTGGTGTTTGCAAATGATTTCAGGAGTCCGAAAGGGTTGTAAGTAGTGAAGAAGGAATGGAATTGGCAAAACAACATGGATTTTTGTTTCTTGAAGCCAGTgctaaaactagagaaaatgtggAGAAATGTTTTCAAGATTTGGCACTCAAAGTACTCTAATACAACCAAACCATTATTAATCAGTAGATTGATTTGGAATTATTAAATTGGATAATATTACTCAAATCTTTATTATTTGTCTTGCAGATGCTGCAGGATTTAGAGAAGAAACGACAGGAGGAATCGGAAAAGAAACGACAAGAGGAATTAGAAAAGAAACGACAGGAGGAACTAAAGAGTAAACCTCAACCACAAAGAGCAGAGACAAAACCTGAACCGCCAAATGTGGAGATAAAACGACCTACATATCCAGGACCGCCTGGTGGAGgtggaggtagaggtagaggtagaggcagaggaggCGGGTGCGGAGGGGGCTCTTGTCCTTAATTGGTTGCAAAGTTAGaaattttcatataaataaataaaattatatataatataatgtaattatgTAATCTAATGCTACAAAAAAATTTTAATCTAATGATAAatgtaattttctttttattcacTTATTGTTTACATGCATGTAATGATAATGAAGTTTACATTTAAGAGGTTTCTCATCCTTAGAATTTGGGTTTTgaaaccaatatatatatatatatataaagcagtaAAATTTTCTTCAACAGAAATACAGCAGGAAAATTCTTTTTCTAAATAAGTGAAAAAGAAAGCTACTGTTATATACTTGTGTTTAATGGCAAAGTTAACTTGAGTTTTCTATATCCCTCATTTCTTCTGTGTTCACAACTTTTGGACAGTGATCTGATCCCCCTGTTTATATCTTTATGTTTCATAATCTCTCATGGAAAAGGACTTCTTGTTATGGAAGGAATGGAATCAGTTCcattaaagaagaagaagaagaaggagaagaagaagaaggcgtGCATACACCAGCAAAGGAAATGACTACCAACTTTCTCAGAATGCTGATAATGAATCAAAATAATCAATTAATTATTATATGACTCAcctttaattaatttaaagatactgaaattatcaataaaaaaaattttaaatttaaatttaatcaaaattaaattaataaaaagaataataattaGCCAACTATATATTCCAGCGAATCATATACCATTTtagctgatgatgatgaactgCGAGATCAGAATCCATGCATTAGTGACATTAATATATATTTTGAGAAGACTGTTAATATATTTGTAAAATATAAttagttaaatattataaaaaatgtaATTACTAATTAAATACATATAAAACTTAAACAGGTTTTAAGCAAGTTAATTTTggcattatttagataataaaatACCTATATTTGAAACAAGTATATGTAACAAATGAATTTTAATCGATTTTGGaagatatttaaataataaattcattgaatttgtgtatatatataaataattttcaaaaaaaaatctgtatttttttataaagcaaatcaaatttattaatggtgaaataaaaaaaaattaacaaaaacaaaGTCCGTAAGCTAATCTAACATCAGTAAACCTAATCCAAGAAtgtctaataattaatttattatatctgGTGGTAGAAAAacgcagagaaaaaaaaaagtagagaACAAGTTAAAGCTGGTGTGAAAAGAGAAGCATTGATGCCATTATTACCTTTTCTAAGTTTTGTCATCTCTGTATATAAACATCATGACACATCTTGTGTTGGAgtaaggaaaacaaagaaagaGTGAGATCATATAAGTTCTTTTTATCTTTCTTTGATTCTTGAATTGGATATATGGGATCTCCTACTGAATTCAAGATCGTGTGGACAGGTGATATTGCAGTTGGCAAATGCACCCTTCTTCTCAGTTTCGTTTTTGGTGTTGTCAATAAGGATCTACCTAGCACCATTGGTACTTCATTTTTATAACTTCGTTTTATATTTTATATGCACACTTAAATTCAGTTTAACtcgtgaaaaataatttatatatagaaaataatttttataaaaataatttttttttattatgattTAATTTCATTGAAAAGTATTCTAAAGAAGTTCGTCCTTAAAATCTTTCTAAGTAATTTTGTGTGTTTTTTCGCTGTAGTGACTACTCACTTCACACTTGAGATTGATCGCTCAACCATGCTAGCTTGAGAAGTAGATAAATTCTTGTATTGCTTGAATAGATTAGCCTCCACGCTGATCTTTTAAAGTTACAATTACTTTTTACGTTAATTATAGCAAGCTTTatacttttctttatatatatatatatatatatatatatatatatatatatatatatatgaaagagaTTTATTTTGCACTGCGTGATTGATTTTGTGCAAAGTGATAATATTGATCAGTATTGGAGCTGTAGAGGAGAGATTCAAAGCAATAGTACCAAATTATTATAGAGATGCCCAGGGAATCATTGTTGATACATAATGTCGGTGCGAGTCTCTTTGATCAATCTTAGTGTCAAATCAGCCTGTAACACAAAGACAAGATAAGATTGATGACTTAATTATCAACAACTCCGAtgctcaaattaaaaatttactttAGTCTTGTTTGGTATTAAGTTTCAGAACCTGAAACTGTTTTTCTAAATAAAAGCTCCATTTTATATGTTGTTAAGAAACACAGTTTAAAAAAAGTTGTATTTTAGATATTGCTGAGAAAAGCAGTTTGAAAAAAgctgttttattattttagtgttcttatgattaaaactgattaaatttagtttttaattttttttttaacactctttaattaatatatttaaaaaattaatttttttcaatagAATGCCATCATTTGAGAGCttgtaaaaataaaatacaatagaaAATTTCTGCAGCATAGACCCTTAGACCCTTGATTTGCAGAGGCCACGTTCCACATAGTGGTGAGCCAAACTCGTAAGCCCTGGGTTCTCTCTTCCCCATAACAACCCACATGAAGCATAACCTTGTAGAAGCAGATAGCATAACCCAACACTTGCATGCAAACCGCCAAAATCCCTCTCTTTTTAGCCTAGATCTGTCTCAAAACCAACATTATTTATACACAAAAACCACAATCCGGGGGTGAAGAGGGAAAAAAACCCACTTCTCTAGTCAAGAACTTGTCGTCCCCTGTCCCCTTGGGACAGGAGAAGCCACCGAGAGACAAGAAGTCAGACTTGGTTCCGCAGagacgaagaaaaagaaaaaacgaAAACAGAGGACGCCCAGCTGCTTGGTTTTCATGTCTTCCTGTAAGAAGGCATGTAGCTGCTAAATTGAGGGACTAATGATATAATCCGCCCCAGAAACTATATGGTTGTACATTAAATTGTCTTAACTGCTACTGTTGTCATTTATGAACATACTTGTAAGGGATTTCTTTGCACGAAGTGTAATATATAAGTTTAATACACAGCACATATGCCACAGAAAAAATGTACTTCACTAGCCACCACAGGGCAGTTCTGCGACCACCGCTAACTAGTGTCTCTGATCACGAAACAAATATGCTAAAAGCTTTGCGCATACTAACGCCTCGGTTTTTGTTGTcagaacatgaaaattaaatgtaCTGTAATCAAGTTAATGCGAGTTTTATCATATCCTCATCTCTTCTATCTTCACTACCTGCGAACTGGAGTGGAAACCATGGCAACCATGTTATTACAAACCTTGATTAGTAATTTACCATAGCTTTATCACCAGGTCTAAGCAATTTTTTAAAATGCATATAAATTCAAGGTAAAACTCTCCAGTTGCCGAAACATAAGAGTAATCCTCTAAATAACTCCAATGTCTCCACTTCAAATTATCAAAGAAAATAACAGGATTTTAACCCACAACGCCCATATGTATACTCCCAGCAGCATTAAACATAACTAAATGAGAAGTGTTTTCTTCTCCTTCAGCTAAAACTGGATAACAATAATAACAGGATTATATCCTCATTCTCTGTTTCTATTTAAGAATCCTCCAGAAAAACATTTTGTTTCCACAATGCTGCGTAACTAGAGATAACCACAAAATCACCAGCGGTAGTGAAAACAAAGTGGCTCCCAACAATGATAAGATAAAGCCTGCTCTTTTATCCAAGTATGGTCAGAGCCTACTGACATGAAACAGCAATAGcagcagattccaaaattctcctaGCTTCCGTGTCTGGATCTGGTAACTCGCTTGGCTTCTGCAAAAACTAATTGATTAGTACTGCAGAATGCATAGAGGTATAATTGCCAAAACCCTTCAGATGATGCTAACCTTTCCATATGCGTTCGTTTTTGTAGCAGAAGCACCAGAAGCCAGCAGCAATCTTATAACATCTGCATGCTCACCTCTTGCTGCGTGGTGAAGAGGCTGCCAAAGTAAATGAAAAATGTTTAAGCACAGCTAATTCCAGAGTCTATCATTTTCACCTCATATCAGCCCCTTGCCCCAACTGGAGATTGGGTTTGGGAAAGCAAAAGGGACATCATTAGCTAATCAACCCAACACCACAGATCCCAGAGGCATAAAAGATAGGGAAAAAATTCAATGAGAACCAACCAAACAGGAATCAcctgatcttttttttttttttttgccttcttTCCCTCAACTAATGTTTtagtcaaataaaaaaaaaaatgcaatctCCACTTccaaaaattattgaaaaaacaAAGAGAGTATTCATCGGTACTCACAGTATCACCCTCAGCATCAACTGTTTCTAGCATCCTTCTAACACATTCCGTACTATTAGCACTGTTCAACAGCAATTGGACTATCTCAGTAAAACCTGCAGTAGGAAGAACAAACTGAAAGATTAACCAAATTAAAGGATTTcatgtcaaaaaattttgatcAATATGCAATAGTTAGAGGTTGCTGCTCACCTCCTGCACAAGCATCATGCAAAGGTATTGCCCCATCCTCATCCTTAGCCTCCAAGTTTGCTCCCCTTTCCAGAAGTAGCTGCATTAAAAGATTGTAAATAAATTACATGTTCTTTAATATTATAAAGAAATAATAACAAAGGCAGTGCAGTAGAGAATACCACAGGTCGACTTACCTGGACACAGGGTAAATAACCATAGAGACAGACCAGATGAAGAGCTGTGTCCCCATCCTCTACAGGTTCATCGATGCTTCCATTCAAGTTATCTGCACCAGAAAGAAAAGCATCAGCTAAAAGGTATACTTAATTACTTATAACGAGGAAGGCATTTAAATTTCAAACAATGACAACCCAAGCCAGCAGCTAACAAGAAAGCATTTGTTTTCAGAGAGTTTTTATTTCTCTTTGATTGAGGAgataaaatttatgtatatgtgcCAATAAAGAATGATGATTGAACAGGTACATATATTTGAGAACATGCAATTTCAGTCCGCCTATATCATTTAAAGACCATGACAGAGTTATATTCCATCAAAGTGTATTCTAGAGAAAAGAAACATAAAGGCGATCCCACCTACAGCATTTTTGCGTAAAGTAGCAACCACAAAGCCTCAAATATGCAACATTTTGGCAGCACGCTTCAGACTTCTACAAATTCAATACAGCGCTACAGAGTGACCCTTATCCTCCAATATCATTGACATATGTAggcatttatttattgcattactTAAATTCCACTAAGTGGGACAACCAGACTCTTAACTGATGAAAATTAAGTCCGACTCATCAGTCATCACCAACAgagaatactaaaaattaaaccaTAAAAAGCAATAAATTCAAAACAGAAACAGAAAAAAATAATTGCAGTATCAAACATTGTAGTCTGCTTCACTAGAATCCTCCTACATATAACCAATTACTTCAATATATCCATACACTCGCGAATCAGAACTAAGAAGGCCATACAATTCTGACAGTGCAACTTAAACACATAAAACAAGAACAAGAAGGTAGCTTCTACTGAAGGTAGCTTGCACTACCATAGTATTTGGTTGAATTATACCACAAATTTTGGAattcatttgaaatgaattctTGCTATAATTCATTTGAAATCACTTCCATTGTTTGGTATGACGCAATTTACAATGCACAATTCAATTGAATTCCATATAattcatatttgatataattTCAAAATTGAAATTCAATTGTCCTCATTTTCTAAACTACCCTCaagagtaaaattaaaatattataattttctacataattcaaaaaaaatcttatatctaataaatttataacaagTAACTAATATATAAACCAACtaacaacataataataaatataaaataaattcacatgtctcaaaaaataataaatttatataacataaatagTGTCATAATAAgcttaaatattaaaaagttagGACAAATATAAAATATCTTATAACAAATATAAAATATCTTATATAATTGTCCA comes from the Hevea brasiliensis isolate MT/VB/25A 57/8 chromosome 5, ASM3005281v1, whole genome shotgun sequence genome and includes:
- the LOC110662654 gene encoding ras-related protein RABC2b isoform X2, translated to MGTPSDQSIKYDYSFKIVMIGDSGVGKSTLLLSFITGAVTDLPNTIGVDMKMKHIKVGGKNLKLTIWDTVYDVTQRQTFTNLANLWAKEVELYSTNKDCVKLLVGNKVDKESERVVSSEEGMELAKQHGFLFLEASAKTRENVEKCFQDLALKMLQDLEKKRQEESEKKRQEELEKKRQEELKSKPQPQRAETKPEPPNVEIKRPTYPGPPGGGGGRGRGRGRGGGCGGGSCP
- the LOC110662653 gene encoding uncharacterized protein LOC110662653 isoform X1, with the translated sequence MAVHRNGLIDGEDNEEENALFEEDALDTDTPPHLRDLALAAQVGDVDALRRALDNLNGSIDEPVEDGDTALHLVCLYGYLPCVQVSRPVLLLERGANLEAKDEDGAIPLHDACAGGFTEIVQLLLNSANSTECVRRMLETVDAEGDTPLHHAARGEHADVIRLLLASGASATKTNAYGKKPSELPDPDTEARRILESAAIAVSCQ
- the LOC110662653 gene encoding uncharacterized protein LOC110662653 isoform X2; translation: MAVHRNGLIDGEDNEEENALFEEDALDTDTPPHLRDLALAAQVGDVDALRRALDNLNGSIDEPVEDGDTALHLVCLYGYLPCVQLLLERGANLEAKDEDGAIPLHDACAGGFTEIVQLLLNSANSTECVRRMLETVDAEGDTPLHHAARGEHADVIRLLLASGASATKTNAYGKKPSELPDPDTEARRILESAAIAVSCQ